The window caagatatagtcATCGCAGGGGTCATATTGCCCCCCAAGCGGTTTTCTTAACTTTtaaaggggatgccccaggaaatttgagaaaaaatctaaaaaatattttgttctttgaatttgatgcagaacgatggagaatcgatctaaaaATCATTTAAGATATTCTGCTCTAGAATCCGATAATTATTTCCAAAGTTATGGAACTcaagaatttttaaaaatatgtggTGTTTATATATACCAttaaaaatatccaaaatgttgtatataaatatattcctCGCAATTGGTAATGCAAGTACGAACCGGGTAActtatattttgaaatgtataAGAATAAGTATAAGTACATTAATGTTTCTTACATACATTGTAAATTACGTCGAACGTATATATCGAcatatcgatatatcgataatTGTTGACTACCAGCTTCCAACTAGAATTGCCACGAAGAACAcaatttttttgctgccacaATTTAGGACGGAACTTCTACGCTGCACAAGTTGGTACATCAGAGGTTGACGCTAGCTAAAGATGGGCTCGAGTCACAGCATTCATGTCCCCGGAGGCGGCACCGAAGGTAAACCAATCGACCCACTCTCCTCAGAGAGACCACGTAAACTTTGCAGTGTCCAATCAGAGACACCGCAAGTATAAACGCACACACACCCACGTAACATTAGAACTGGCAGTGTAAACAGAATTACTTTTCAGGCTACCACGTCCTCAAGGTGCAGGACAACTCGCCTGGGCAGAAGGCCGGCCTGGAGGCATTTTTCGACTTTATTGTGGCCATCGCCGGAACTCGACTGGATCAAGACAACGATATGCTGAAGGAGCTCCTGCGTCAGAATGTTGACAAACCGGTGCGCCTCACTGTTTACTCCAGCAAAACGCAGACTGTCCGCGAACTGACCCTGACGCCCAGCAATAGTTGGGGTGGACAGGGATTGCTGGGTGTCAGCATCCGCTTCTGCTCGTTCGAGGGCGCCAACGAAAGTGTTTGGCACATCCTGGAGGTGCATCCTAATTCTCCGGCCGAGTTGGCTGGCCTCAGGGCATATAGCGACTATGTGATCGGTGCCGATGCTATCCGCCACGAGAACGACGACCTCTTTACTTTGATCGAGACTCACGAGCAGCAGCCGCTAAAGATGTACGTTTACAATCTGGATGATGACGCGTGCCGCGAGGTAACCATCAAGCCCAACACTGCCTGGGGAGGAGAGGGTGCACTGGGATGTGGCATTGGCTTCGGCTACCTACATCGCATTCCTGTGCAAGCAGCACCGCTTGCCGGAGGTGCTGGGTCAGTTCCTGTTGCATCGGAGGCTTCTGTTCCGCTATTAAGCGGAGGTGGGGCTGTTGCAGCTGGGGCTTCTGCCCCTGTGGCTGCTGCCGGATCCGCTGTCGTCTCACCAACGTTGCCTTATATACCACCACTTGCAAACACTTTTGGGTCCACCAATGCAGAGATAAGACCACCTACCATAGATCCGCCAGCACAGAGCCTATTCAAGACCTACTTTAATCCTGATGATGCTACAGATGCTCTCACTGCAGCGCTGGAGACTCAGGCGAACATTACCGAACCTTCTGCGGTACCAGCGGCAGCGGTAGCACCCGTGGCACCGCCGCCACTTGTTGACGTGGCCTCCGTTCCACAAGTTCCGGCCTCAGTTCCAGCTCCAGCACCACTTTTACCGCAGTCGATACAACCATTGCAGCCGCCAACACAGCCATTGCCGCCGCCagccaacatttttattcccGGGGTCTATGATCCCAGCACAAAACAGAACGTGACACTCGAAGGAATTCCCGCCGCTCAGCTGCCATTTCCACAGGCCAcggcagcaccagcagcagtgcCAATGTTCTCGGCTCCGCAACAGGCATACATGTCGGCTCCGGCAACCCTCTCATACCCCGCTGGCGCCCAGACGGTGCCCTCGTATCCACAGGTTCAGCCCTCCATGGGAGGACTCTTTCCAACGCAGCCAACGCCGCTGCCACCACAAATGGCACATGTGTTTTCGTCTCCAGTACCAGCAGCAGCCCCTTCGGCCACGACAGCACCGGCGGGCGGTAACGGCAACAGCATCGCAGGAGGTGATCCAACAGTGGCGGGAGCTACTCTGCCCAGCAACTAAGACTTTAACTGAGCTGATTGGACAAACTGTCGTTAAGCTTGTTCCTGTCATATGATTTGATGAAAATCAATAGTGATGAGGAAGTGTTGGCAAACTGCATGCAAATTATGTACATTgcatattaataataatctaAATTAACtttataataaaacaaattaaacttCATATATTTAGGGTCTTTACATAGCATCTTTACAAATAtaaaggattttttttatgaaaaggAATATTCATTGAGAACATTTGAAGGAATAAGGTGCTAAGTGAATTAAATCTAATATTAAGTATACAGTTTATTCAATCAGGTATTGAATGTAGGATTCGAGGTTTTAACTTAATTATGTGGagcgttttttttgttttttgtatgtAATTAAAAACGAGGCATGAAAGTTTGACATTTCCCTAACCATGGATCGCATTACATTTAAGGTTTCCTTCTGGACAGCCAACCTTTCTCTCTCAAGGCTAATTAAAGACTTCTTGCGTTTATAATACTTTGGTTTTGGGATCGGTTCTtcatgctcctcatgctctaTTTCGGGTTCAGTGCCCGTTTCTGTATCAGCTTCAGATTTCATTTCAGCTGCCATATCCGCTTCCTCTTCTGCTTCCATGCCAGGATAAAAGAAATCAATTGAATTCTCCGAAGCCTCGTCCTCGTAACTGTCCTCCTCTTTCTTGATTTGAACGGAATCTAAAGGATTACGGATAAAATTAATAGTGATGCCAATTTGCTGTTTTCAAGGTATACGCTTATATATCCTTAACGAATGGTAAGGTATCCTGGAATCCTGACAACACCAGGCTTTACATACCATTGTTCCTGAAGGCTGCTCTTGCATGTTCGTGTTTGAAAATGTGATGCAAGCTGTCGAAGTACCTCCAGTCGGAGCTGACGTCCTGCattgaaaccatcctgccgaGTTCGCGACtaaaaataaagattataATCAATCTTGGGAGAATAATCTCTAGGGAATCAGAAATACTTACCGGTATCTCTTCTTCATGCAGTCAAGCTTGGCCTTTATTTCGGTAGGAGTTGGGCCATAGTCTTTTAGCTCTTTGGCCATTTCCTGGTGGATGAGTGTGTGTCTTCCATAGCCTTTAATCTGATCGGATTTGTCCACCCACATTTTCACCAGGCGATCGGTGGCAGCGTCGCTCCACATGAATTTTCTCTTCTTCATGGGTCTACCTCTTCGTGACATTTTTATCAAAACAATACTTATGGTAGTGTGACCAGGTATGGTGGTACAAATTATACCAGTTTACCGAATTTAAAATTCCCATAAGGATCGAACAACTATAACCGATACTTgccatatgtatatatttgtatatatgtatctTACAATATACAAAGCTCGTTAAACTGCAAGGTGATATAAGAAGTGTTTCGTTCCACCCAAAGTTATCtttatatacaatttttttttgagttttttattaaaaaacatataaaaatacaaaaattcatATAGTCATATAATAAGAATAATATCACTTTAAATAAACGTTTACAAACTatgaaaaaatactaaaaaagaATACAATAAATGAAtagtaataaaaatataacaattaGTATAAgacataaaaatataaacaacaaaatataataataaaaaaataatacatgaTAACAATGTAAATATTgattaaaacatgaaaataaaaagaataaaatagagatatataaaaaaatggaagACTAATCTCGATCCCTAATTTTGGTTTAAGATATTAACTAATTCATCCCAATTCGCTTGGGATTGAATATGATATTCCCAATT of the Drosophila ananassae strain 14024-0371.13 chromosome 2R, ASM1763931v2, whole genome shotgun sequence genome contains:
- the LOC6506246 gene encoding Golgi reassembly-stacking protein 2, translating into MGSSHSIHVPGGGTEGYHVLKVQDNSPGQKAGLEAFFDFIVAIAGTRLDQDNDMLKELLRQNVDKPVRLTVYSSKTQTVRELTLTPSNSWGGQGLLGVSIRFCSFEGANESVWHILEVHPNSPAELAGLRAYSDYVIGADAIRHENDDLFTLIETHEQQPLKMYVYNLDDDACREVTIKPNTAWGGEGALGCGIGFGYLHRIPVQAAPLAGGAGSVPVASEASVPLLSGGGAVAAGASAPVAAAGSAVVSPTLPYIPPLANTFGSTNAEIRPPTIDPPAQSLFKTYFNPDDATDALTAALETQANITEPSAVPAAAVAPVAPPPLVDVASVPQVPASVPAPAPLLPQSIQPLQPPTQPLPPPANIFIPGVYDPSTKQNVTLEGIPAAQLPFPQATAAPAAVPMFSAPQQAYMSAPATLSYPAGAQTVPSYPQVQPSMGGLFPTQPTPLPPQMAHVFSSPVPAAAPSATTAPAGGNGNSIAGGDPTVAGATLPSN
- the LOC6493705 gene encoding uncharacterized protein LOC6493705; this encodes MSRRGRPMKKRKFMWSDAATDRLVKMWVDKSDQIKGYGRHTLIHQEMAKELKDYGPTPTEIKAKLDCMKKRYRRELGRMVSMQDVSSDWRYFDSLHHIFKHEHARAAFRNNDSVQIKKEEDSYEDEASENSIDFFYPGMEAEEEADMAAEMKSEADTETGTEPEIEHEEHEEPIPKPKYYKRKKSLISLERERLAVQKETLNVMRSMVREMSNFHASFLITYKKQKKRST